One window of the Populus nigra chromosome 4, ddPopNigr1.1, whole genome shotgun sequence genome contains the following:
- the LOC133691576 gene encoding uncharacterized protein LOC133691576 gives MGNGYNHHLHHQNIHPQHKSTFLPMLCSRPTIKDVTLPKWEDRSMSISSSDPLSPKIGCMGQVKRNNKIVGFPTSNKFTVTTKIYNGANVKYSRLKRIFSGKNLTSATVSIATSTAHRRREVMMNGASGAKIDDTKENSVSVSIENMDPPLPVVKRVQQPTEDGEANSLWKRRSGGLALKNLQLQEIQLNRSSLAPTTV, from the coding sequence ATGGGTAACGGATACAACCACCATCTCCATCACCAAAACATTCACCCCCAACACAAGAGCACATTCTTGCCTATGTTATGTTCAAGACCAACCATCAAAGATGTGACTCTTCCAAAATGGGAAGACCGATCCATGTCCATCTCTAGTTCTGACCCTTTATCTCCAAAGATCGGTTGCATGGGGCAGGTCAAGAGAAACAACAAGATAGTTGGCTTCCCCACTTCTAACAAGTTCACAGTCACCACCAAGATTTACAACGGTGCTAATGTCAAGTACTCCAGGCTCAAGAGGATCTTCTCTGGCAAGAATCTTACTAGCGCCACCGTCTCAATAGCAACTAGTACTGCTCATAGAAGAAGAGAGGTGATGATGAATGGTGCTAGTGGGGCCAAGATTGATGATACTAAAGAGAATTCTGTTTCAGTTAGCATAGAGAATATGGATCCTCCTTTGCCTGTAGTTAAGAGAGTTCAACAACCAACAGAAGATGGAGAAGCGAACAGTCTTTGGAAGAGGAGATCTGGTGGGCTAGCATTGAAGAATTTGCAGCTGCAAGAGATTCAACTTAATAGAAGTAGTCTTGCACCAACCACTGTTTGA
- the LOC133692720 gene encoding histone acetyltransferase of the MYST family 2-like yields the protein MGSIDTPKNPENGSRTLPPATDAYATYEGDKNGIPPRATEMTLPVESEAIKKRKASMLPLEVGTRVMCRWRDSKYHPVKVIERRKMQSVGSIDYEYYVHYTEFNRRLDEWVKLEQLDLDSVETVVDEKVEDKVTSLKMTRHQKRKIDETHVEGHEELDAASLREHEEFTKVKNIATIELGRYEIETWYFSPFPPEYNDCLKLYFCEFCLNFMKRKEQLQRHMKKCDLKHPPGDEIYRSGTLSMFEIDGKKNKVYGQNLCYLAKLFLDHKTLYYDVDLFLFYILCECDDRGCHMVGYFSKEKHSEESYNLACILTLPPYQRKGYGKFLIAFSYELSKKEGKVGTPERPLSDLGLLSYRGYWTRVLLDILKRHKGNISIKELSDMTAIKAEDILTTLQSLELIQYRKGQHVICADPKVLDRHLKAAGRGGLEVDVSKLIWTPYKEQG from the exons ATGGGTTCGATCGACACCCCAAAAAATCCCGAGAACGGCTCCAGAACTCTGCCTCCCGCAACCGACGCCTACGCTACGTACGAAGGCGATAAAAACGGAATACCTCCACGCGCCACCGAAATGACGCTTCCGGTCGAATCCGAAGCCATTAAGAAGAGGAAAGCGAGCATGTTACCGCTCGAGGTAGGTACTCGCGTTATGTGCCGTTGGAGAGACAGCAAGTACCATCCGGTTAAGGTCATCGAGCGCCGTAAGATGCAGTCTGTTGGGTCCATTGATTACGAGTACTACGTGCATTATACAGAGT tcAATAGGAGGCTCGATGAATGGGTGAAGCTTGAACAACTAGATCTTGATTCAGTAGAGACAGTTGTCGATGAAAAAGTGGAGGACAAG gTAACAAGCTTGAAAATGACACGCCACCAGAAACGGAAGATTGATGAGACGCATGTGGAG GGCCATGAGGAGCTTGATGCTGCCAGCTTACGCGAGCATGAGGAATtcacaaaagtaaaaaatatagccACCATTGAGCTTGGAAGATATGAGATTGAGACATGGTACTTCTCGCCTTTCCCACCGGAATACAATGATTGTTTGAAGCTTTACTTTTGTGAATTTTGCCTCAACTTCATGAAGCGTAAAGAACAGCTTCAAAGGCATATG AAGAAGTGTGATCTCAAGCACCCTCCTGGTGATGAAATTTATCGAAGTGGCACATTGTCAATGTTTGAG atagaTGGCAAAAAGAACAAGGTTTATGGGCAGAATCTTTGTTATTTGGCGAAGTTGTTTCTTGATCACAAGACCCTTTATTATGATGTTGACCTGTTTCTATTTTACATTTTGTGTGAATGTGATGATCGAGGATGCCACATGGTTGGATATTTTTCCAAG GAAAAGCATTCTGAGGAGTCGTATAATTTGGCATGCATCCTCACTCTTCCTCCTTATCAAAGGAAAGGCTATGGGAAGTTTTTAATTGCCTTCT CATATGAACTTTCCAAGAAAGAAGGTAAAGTAGGCACACCTGAAAGACCCCTTTCAGACCTGGGGTTGTTGAGCTATAGAGGATATTGGACCCGAGTTCTTTTAGATATCTTGAAAAGGCACAAGGGAAATATTTCTATTAAG GAGCTTAGTGACATGACAGCAATAAAGGCAGAGGATATTTTGACTACCCTTCAGAGCCTAGAATTAATTCAGTACAGGAAAGGGCAGCATGTGATATGTGCAGATCCGAAGGTCTTGGATCGCCATCTAAAAGCTGCTGGAAGGGGTGGTCTTGAGGTTGATGTTAGCAAATTGATCTGGACTCCTTACAAAGAACAAGGTTGA